In Kytococcus sedentarius DSM 20547, the sequence GATCGCCAAGATCGAGAAGCCGCAGGCCCTGGAGAACCTCGAGGAGATCGTCGAGGCCTTCGACGGCATCATGGTGGCCCGCGGTGACCTCGGCGTGGAGATGCCGCTGGAGGACGTGCCCGTGGCCCAGAAGACGATGGTGGAGCTCGCCCGGCGCCGCGCCAAGCCGGTGATCGTGGCCACCCAGGTGCTCGAGTCGATGATCTCGAACCCGCGCCCGACCCGCGCCGAGGCCTCGGACTGCGCCAACGCCGTGCTCGACGGTGCTGATGCGGTGATGCTCTCCGGTGAGACCTCGGTGGGCCAATACCCCGTGGAGTGCGTGGGGGTGATGACCCGCATCATCGCCTCCACCGAGGAGATGGCCCTCCACCGGATGCGGGGGCTCACCGACATCCCGCGCACGGTCACCGGTGCCGTGACCCGGGCCGCCGTGGAGGTGGGCCACGAGATCGGGGCGGTGGCCTACGTCGCCTTCACCACGACCGGCTCCTCCGCCCGCCGGCTCGCCCGCACGCGGGCCGCGGAGCCGCTGTTGGCGTTCACCCCGGACCCCGCCATCCGCCGGCAGCTGGCCCTCACCTGGGGCGTGCAGACCGTGCTGCTGCCCAAGGTGGACAGCATCGAGGAGATGTTCCGGCAGGTCGACGAGGCCCTGGCCGCCGACGACCGCTTCACCGACGGGGACCGGCTGGTGGTGGTGGCCGGCACCCCCATCGGCGTGCCCGGGAGCGTCAACACGATGCGGGTGCACGCGCTGGCCAAGGCCTGAACCTCGGTCACGGGCAGGGGCGCCCGCCCGTTACACTGGCGCGCGCCGCTCGCCGGGGTGGTGGAATGGCAGACACGGAGCACTCAAAATGCTCTGCCCGAGAGGGCGTGCGGGTTCGAGTCCCGCTCCCGGCACCCAGCGTCCACCCGGACGCTCCCGAATGATTGGACTGGGCCTGTGCGCATCGTCGTGGCCGAGGACGAGGCGGTCATCCGCCTGGACCTGGTGGAGATCCTCACCGAGCTGGGCCACGAGGTGGTCGCCCAGGTGGGGGACGGGCGTGCCGCTGTGCAGGCCGCGTGCGAGCACCGGCCCGATCTCGCGGTGATGGACGTGAAGATGCCCGTCCTGGACGGGATCACTGCCGCCGAGGAGCTCGCACGCGAGGCCGTGTGCCCGGTGGTGCTGCTCACGGCCTTCTCCGATGCGGACCTCGTGTCCCGGGCTGCCGAGGCCGGAGTGCTCGCCTATGTCACCAAGCCGTTCGGACCGAGCGACCTCGCCCCGGCCCTGGCGGTGGCGAGGGCCCGCTTCGAGCAGGTCCGGGCCCTGGAGTCCGAGGTGGCCGACCTCACCGAGCGCTTCGAGGCCCGCAAGGACGTGGACCGCGCCAAGGGGCTGCTGCAGAAGCAGCTGGGGATCGACGAGACGCAGGCCTTCCGGTGGCTCCAGAAGACGGCGATGGACCGCCGGTTGTCGATGCGGGAGGTCGCCCGCGCCGTCGTCGAGCAGATGGGTCGGGGCTGACCCGGGGCCGGGTGCGCGGCCGCGCTGCCGGCGCCGCTCAGCCGCGCGGCGCGGTCAACAACGAGCAGGTGAGGCGGGAGCTGCAGACGCGCTTGCCCGCATCGTCGGTGATGACGATCTCGTAGGTGGCCGACGAGCGGCCGCGGTGCACCGGGGTGGCCACGGCGTGCACGGAGCCGCTGCGGACGGCGCGGTGGTGGGTGGCGTTGATGTCCACCCCGACGGCGGCCCGGTCCGGCCCGGCGTGCAGGGCGGCGGCGATGGAGCCCACCGTCTCGGCCAGCACCACGCTCGCCCCGCCGTGGAGCAGGCCGTAGGGCTGGGTGTTGCCCTCCACCGGCATGGAGGCCGCGACCCGCTCGGGAGTCGCCTCGGTGACCTCGATCCCCATCCGGGTCGACAGCGCACCGGGACCCGCGGAGAAGACCCGCGCCATCT encodes:
- a CDS encoding ANTAR domain-containing response regulator; translation: MRIVVAEDEAVIRLDLVEILTELGHEVVAQVGDGRAAVQAACEHRPDLAVMDVKMPVLDGITAAEELAREAVCPVVLLTAFSDADLVSRAAEAGVLAYVTKPFGPSDLAPALAVARARFEQVRALESEVADLTERFEARKDVDRAKGLLQKQLGIDETQAFRWLQKTAMDRRLSMREVARAVVEQMGRG
- the pyk gene encoding pyruvate kinase produces the protein MRRAKIVCTLGPATTDDSVLRQLVEAGMDVARLNMSHGTQADKEGLVSTLRSLDANSDHAIAVLVDLQGPKIRTGTFADGPVELVEGATFTLTTREVPGSVDEVGTTYAGLAADVSVGDQLLLNDGNIELRATEVTDTDVVTTVVVGGELSDHKGINLPGVAVSVPALSDKDADDLRWAMGQEVDAVALSFVRTAQDVEAVHAVMDEFGRRIPVIAKIEKPQALENLEEIVEAFDGIMVARGDLGVEMPLEDVPVAQKTMVELARRRAKPVIVATQVLESMISNPRPTRAEASDCANAVLDGADAVMLSGETSVGQYPVECVGVMTRIIASTEEMALHRMRGLTDIPRTVTGAVTRAAVEVGHEIGAVAYVAFTTTGSSARRLARTRAAEPLLAFTPDPAIRRQLALTWGVQTVLLPKVDSIEEMFRQVDEALAADDRFTDGDRLVVVAGTPIGVPGSVNTMRVHALAKA
- a CDS encoding PaaI family thioesterase, whose product is MSEPTPSPSAPRPQAAPTVEQEMARVFSAGPGALSTRMGIEVTEATPERVAASMPVEGNTQPYGLLHGGASVVLAETVGSIAAALHAGPDRAAVGVDINATHHRAVRSGSVHAVATPVHRGRSSATYEIVITDDAGKRVCSSRLTCSLLTAPRG